The segment TGCAGGATCCTAGATGGATGCAGGGGACGCTCCCTCTGCCCACACCACTCTGGTGTGAAGGTGGCACCTGAGGGGACGAGTGCTGCAAGGGTACAGCCGTGAGAGAAGCCACGTTTGAGGTTGTCCCCACACCAATGGCCACAGTCCCTGCAACCCTTCTCCCGGCTGGGGCTGTCAGTCGTCCAAGAgccttttcctgctctgccacagccttTTGGTCCATAGTGCGTAACCCTGGGTGCAGGGTCTGTAGATGCAGGAGCCAGAGGGGTGGCAGCCCCCGACGACCCTGATTTTTGTCCCTGAGCGCTTGGTTTCGGTGCGGGGGTTTGCTGCCATCTCCTGGGTACCAGCAGCACCACTGAGCCAAACTGGccgtgctggagctggggctctgcagggaccaaacccagcaccaccacccacccccaaaaagCCGACCCCACATCCCCTCAGTGGCCAGGCCATTTTAAGCCCAGGTCTGTCTGCAAAGCCAGGTGGGTCCCAGTCACTGCCATGGCAGCTTCCCACCTCGTTTAATTTCTTCTCGAATCTTTCTcctcactccccccaccccccccacctccgCAGATGCTACAACTGCGGCGGGCTGGACCACCATGCCAAAGAGTGCAAGCTCCCGCCGCAGCCCAAGAAATGCCACTTCTGCCAGAGCATCAGCCACATGGTCGCCAACTGCCCCGCGAAAGCACAGCAgtcccccagctcccagggaaAGCCTGCCTACTTCCGAGAGGAGGAGGACATGCACAGCTCGGCCCTCCTCCCCGAAACGCGGGAATGATGGCGGGTGGCAGGAAGGGGGGGCTTCCATCGGGATGAAAAGGCTTCGGCAAGGCAACGGGCAGTTGTGGGGGcttggaggagggagggcagggtgaAGGACTGGGGAGGGAAGATGGCAGTGCTAACGGCGGGGGCCTGGTGTCCCTGCATGGACCTTttcccccctgctcccagcctggggAAAGCCCTGCTTTAATCGGGATGGCTCGTTCCAAAAATAGGGGGAGGCAGCACCTAACACACCTCATCCAGctaaaaaaaagccccaccatATTTGATTaatctttattcttttcctaaaCGAAGCCAGGCAGTAGTGTCTctgggaggaggagcagagaagcaACATCTCAGGGAAGAGCTCACGGCTCCATGTTCTCCTGAGCTTCAAACAggctccagcacagcctgggtGAGCTGTGGGGGACCCGCTCCTACGCCTGCCCCGTCCCTCTCTGCCCCAAGGAGGGAGGGCGAGGGGGGaaggctggctgcagagcaccGGGAAGATGCCCATGGGCCGGCCCCATGGGTCCATCTGCTCCTCGTGGCTTCTCACTTGCAGGTCGGTGCGAGGatttgcaagttttttttctgtggtcgTCCCATTGCTGAAAGCAGCGGAGCCCAGATTTGGGCTCGGTCTGGAAGGAAATGGCGTGTTTCTCGTGGCTGGGCTAACGCTCGCCACCTGCTTGTGGGCTTGGAGGAGATCAggtcaaaagaaaaacactttccccccccacccaccccaagCCTTCCAAGTGCCAGCCCCGAGAGCACAAGGTGTTTTATGCAGCCAGCTCTTCCCCTCTAAGGCTTCTCCCCGCCTCCAAAATGCAGAGCCAGGGAGCGGGAGGGCTTCACAGCGTGGCAATACTCTGTTAAGTCTTGGGCACCAGACAtggggcagagccagctccCAGGGATGTTGCTGGCAGCGTTTTCCTCGGAGGCTGTGTATGCAGCCCACCCGGGGCTCATGCAGATCCAACCGTGGCTTGATCCAGACATCCTGGCTCTCCCCACGGGCTCTGGATCAAACCCCCACAGGACAAAAACTTgcctctgctccttctgccCATCCCAAGCTCCAGAAACCGATGGCTCCTGGGCTCAGCCTCCCCAGGGGCAGAGGAAAAGGGTGTCCCAGGTCGTTAGGGGCTGCTGTCCTCCCTCCCCGCTGGCCCCCCCAAGTCTTGCCTTTATTTATTGGCCCCAGTGGACGGCCCTTGTCCCGGGGCAGCCCCTCCATCCGTGCCGAAGCCAATGCCAAGTGAAACCTGCACTAGGACGTGCGTGAATGACGtatctttgggtttgtttgtcgtctttgttttggggttggttttttttgtttttttgtttttttttttaatataaatattctggttttgtatttttgtatattttaatctttaagagaaaaaaaaaaaaagagagaaaggacaTAATTCCTGCAACTTATTCTCAGGTATTCGAGCAATCTCAGGGATAAAATGCCTCTGTAGCCCAGTGCTGGACAGAGAGGAGGGTTTTTTCTAACAGCACAAAGACGTGATGAAGTTTGCATTGGAAGTGTAGATCTACCTCACTGGATGTTCGCTAGGTGGACTGACGTGTTGCCAAGCTTTTctgttgtgggttgtttttttttttaatatgtttggggcttgttttctttttaactgtattttaatagagtctctttcccttccccactgGACTGAGGAGGAATTTGGGTCTGTAGATTTGTGTGCAGGGACGGAGAAGCCAGGCAGTGCCACGGGGCAGGGAACAGCTGCTAGAGCCTGTGTCGGCTCCCCAACTCCAGATTTTCTCCCAGCCTGGTGGCTTTTGCGGACTGTCCtccatttctctctcctgtttacATTCACATGTCCCCTCCCCGTCATCCTGATGGGAATGTTCCAGTCCGCCCTGTGCCCGAGTCCTCCCATTGCCCACGGGTTGGGATGTCGCACAGGCTCCCAGCAGGCTGGTGCCATGTGGTTGGGGGGAGTCAAAAAGCCAGGATAGGGGTCCCAGCCCGTTCAGGGGGACATGGTAAGAGCTGACAGCGGCCAGGGAGGTTGTTGGGAGACGGAGGGTTATCCTTGATCCCCTGCCCTAACCTGCCCTCGAGCAaagggctggctggctgcccgTGACATCCTGGGATCAGGGACTTGGTGCCAAGGTGCACCCAAATCCAAGGGAGGTGCAACTGCtccatctttcttctcctttcctggcTATCCCCAAATGCTGGTTCATGGTGGCCAAGGGAAACTCCTCTGGATCCCTGGTTTCGAGGGAAACTCTGGATCCCTGATTTTGGGGCATTAACACTCCACTTTGCAGCCCGGGGGCTGGCTGGAGCCTTCCCAGGGAAGGCATCTCACTGTGCTGGCGTGTCAGGACGTGGGCATGGTTTCTGCTGTTTGTTAGGTAGCGATAGGTTTAGATGTAGAGCGAGGCCGGAACAGACGGGGAGCAGCTACTctgtccctgggggggggtctTGCTGAGGCTGCTGGAGCCCAGTGACCCCTCTGAGGGTCACACAGGCACAGAGGGGGACAGAGTGCAGCTCCCCGGCTGTTTGCCTGCCCCCCCCTCCGGTAGTTTTTGTGGTGAGGTGGTGGTTTCTTTTCGGGAGGGTGCGGGGGGAAGGACTTTTAGTTCTTGACTAGCAATGGGATCTATACAAAACTACTTCAGGAAAACCGCTTTTGTCTGAACGGGGTAAATGCAATAGAGCGCACCGGGCTGCGCGTCTAAGCCTGGGCCTCAGTTCTGCTGCCACGTTGCAGAGGGCTGTTGGCCTTCCCCTGGCACCTCGGTTGTGCCAGGGAAACTGCTGCCCCCCCTAATTCTTGTATCTGTCTTCAAGAATCGTGTAGGACCTTTCCCTTCTCACCCCCTGGTTTGATggtttggtgatttttttctgctagatgTCTAGTGTGTGTAAATACCTCTGtaaatctttccattttctctcagTATTCTCCTTGATTATTGTTTACAAAagtaagagggaaaaaaaaaaaaggaaaaaaaaatagccaaagcATCTAATAGGTTATGGACCAGGGAGACAGGATCTTCTCTGTGTACTCTGCCTTGCAACTCTGTGTGGGGATATGAGCTCTGTAACCATCCCTGTCCTAGGCTAAAGCAAATAGCAAATGACTTAGAGAATCACTCAGGTTTCCCCCGGGGCCAGTGTGGTACCGGGATCCAAGAAAACAGGGATTTTTATCTGTAAAGGGAAACCACGTTGGAGAAGATGGGATTGATTCTCATCTTCTCGTTTTTATTTGCCATTGTGGTTTTTCCCGTATCTTGACAATAATTAACTAAATTGCTGCATCATCACCCACCCTGCCCATGCTCAGCTTGCAGGCGCTGGGCACTATGCATTACGGGACAGTGAATCGCGGGCAGATGAGGCTGCACACTCAGGGCCCTGCTGTAACACGGGAGCGTTTGAATGTATAAGAAAAAGCTGTCCCTTGTGGGAGGGTGTCTCCCCTGGTGCGAAAGCCTTGAGTCACAAGATTGTCTAGGAGGAGACGGAAGAATGTAATCCATGTTTACTGCTAGCAACCAAAGCTTGTTTGTGTCAAACTCGTGAATTTTTATGAAGTAagtgggtgggagggaggggataATGGGGTGGCTGTGTGTTGCTCGGGTTACCTGAGCTGCGGTTTCCAAAGAGATTTCCTGCTGGAGTCCCTGCAGCGAGATCCCCAGTTCCTGTTGCTGCAggttttcccccctcctttcattttttttaatttgtttttgtaCCAACTATgtaaaatgtgggtttttttcttttctggaaaaaaacaaaaaataaagaccatGGGCAATGGCTGCTGGTGATGTTCTGTGTGTggttactctttttttttttttttttttccctccctgggGTTGAGAAGCCCAGACCCAAACTAGGTGCTGCCTGTGCAGAAAGGTAGGGAGTGTTGGGAGCTGGGGTACCCCACAGCTCGCAGCCGATAACCAGCCTGGCCGTGCCGCCAGCCCCCCATAACCTGCCTCACCACCAGCCTGCGGCCCCCTCTCCCCATACCCCACCTATGCTCacagccccccaccccagcccctctgaCAGCTTGCGGTGACCCGTGAACACCCCGGCTGCACCAGGCCTCCCGCCCAACTCTGGCACGGCCCTGTCAGCCCACAGCCCTCCCCAACCACCCCGGCGCTGCCATCGGCCTGCAGCCCCTCATAAccgccccggccctgccctgccaggctgcCTCAAAACCAAGCTGACCCCGCCGTCAGCCGCCCCAATACCACAACCCCACCGCTGACCCTGGCCCTTCTAGGCTGCCCGGGAACCGCCCTGGCCCCGCTGCTGGCTCTGGCCCCCCCCGTAACGACCCGGGCCTCGCCGCCcgtccccctccctccctccctccctccctcacgGAGCCGCCGCTCCGTCGCCTCACACTGCCCTCTGCGCATGCGCGGGATCCACGCCTCTTGCTCCGCCCCGCTGCGCCTGCGCGCACCTCCCACCCTGGGCGCCGGCGGGTGACGCAGGCGGAAGGGCACGTCACCCTCTGCGGGAGGCTGAGGCGGCGCTGCCGGGAGAGGTaacgggcggcggcggggcgggcacCGGGGCCGCTGCTCACCGCACGCACCCGGGGGAGCCCCTCgggagtggggtgggggtgtcttATTCCACTGGGTCTCTCCCACCGGCGTCCCTCGGTAGCCGCTTCCCTCCCCTCACGGAGCCGGGGGAGGCCTGAGGGACGCCCCGTCCCCACCGTGAGCGGGGAGATCCGGCGGCCGCTTCCCGCCTCCCCCGTGCCTGGCGGGGGAAGGCTGAGGAGAGCCTGTCTCGGGCCTGTCTCACCCAGAGGAGGTGGTTCGGGtgtccttcctccccaccccacctctGCGGTGGGTGGCAGCCcggctgtggggagggagagctgcCTCCCGGAGGGAGAGCGCCCGGGGGACCGCGGGCTCTGCTGGGTGCACCCACCCGGCCGGGCGGGAGCGAGTCACGGCCTTTCTGGTGCTCTGTCTCTGCCTTGAAGACAAGGGGCTTCTTTGTGAAGCTTATTTTTGAAGATGAGTGTGTAAAATCGTATGTCAAAGATTGATTGCTGTTTACAGCCAAAGATGGTATTGGAAGAAGGCGTGTTTTCAGCCTGAGCTGTTCAAGGGGAACATTAAGAGCTTTAGTAATGGAGCCCGGGGTTCAGCAGTTCCTTGCCTTAATGTTTTGTGGCTGCATCTGTGGGTAGATATCCCTTCCtgtgggaagaggcagagaaggTCCATAGGGAAAATTAATGCAATCAGTGTAATTTGAATCTGCCTTAGTCCCTAGATGGGTACCAGGTGGTTGGATCTGGACTGTTGCCCCCGCAGCTCTTTCTTCCTGGCTGCCTTGCCCACATTTTTCAGGGTTCCTAGCTGACAGAATTGAATAATAATGTGGAAGTTCAGCAGACTCTTGTATCTTGTTAGCTCAAACCAGATCTTAATATTTGATGTGTGGATAATGTGGTAAAACCCCCAATATTTTTACAGCTCCAGAGGCTAAAGTTCTCTACTcatgaatgaaaagaaatatcagTTGGTGACACAAGTGCAGGGTAATTGGTGATGTAGATGGTTGCTTCATTTGAAGGATTTCCAACACAAAAGCATTGAAGGTCAGTTTGCTCTGCTGCCACCCTGTGACTCACCTGGTAGTAGCCCAAATTTTGGGTCTGTGTTAACTCACCAGCTAGTTCAGCTGGAAGACCTAGTaatggtttgttggttttggtttggtggtggtgttttgttttttgttttttttttcttgctaccAGCTAATGCAGAATCTATTCTCATGACATACAGCTGGAAAACCCCAGAGCTCGTTTCTGGGCTCCCCCATTGTCTGCTTATTGAAGTACTTGTACAGATGATAAAAAGGGCCTCAAAGCAGCTAGTCAAAGCTCATTTTCCCAAGGTGATCGTTTGTAGCATTGCCTTGGGTTCAAACAGAATCTTCTGTACCTCTAACCcctttattttcatcttcccattgaagaagaaaaggagctcTCAGACATGTCGTGGATCAGAGAAGGAGAGCTGACCATCATAGAGAGATTTTGTGCCAACATCATCAAGGTAAGGAATGAATTTGGTTATCTGGGGTAAAGAATTTGTAGGTTCACCGTGGTCCAGAGTGGAACTGTCTCTGACTGCTCTGTTCTGCAACGATATTGTTGCTAGCAAGGCTGCATATTAATGCTGGCACTGGATGTACATCCCTAAACAGCATTTGAGGATGGAAAATTACTTAAGCTTAGTCTTGCAAATGAGCAGGCCTGTAGGCAGTGCTTGCCAGTAATGAGCTTACACTCCCAGGCTTCCATGTCTTGTGCCCTTGCTGATGAAGGCAGGGcatgggaaggaggaagagaagcaagaTGGTCGGATTAGGAGTCTAAGAAATGAAACTGAGTTTCTGCTGAGTAGAATAAAACCCAACCAGTTCCAGGAAAATTCTGTCCTTGCTCAGCAGAGTCTTGAGACCGATGCTGCTGGATCTGTGCAGACCTAATGAGGTCAGTGGAAAGGAATACTCTTCTTAAAGGGGGGGAAAACTCatgactttattttcatttaagttaATTATGTCTGTGGAAATGGCCGTgaactctgaaataaaaaatactccCGTGACTGCGGAGAGGTAGCTGTGGCAGCGCTGCTCTCTCTCCTGAGTACTACAGTGCTCTGTCATGCAATAGAAATAGGGAgaacaaagctgcttttcagtttaGGCAATTGTCGATACTGACATGCTTTTTAGAGAGGCTAAACTGGGGTTAACAAAGAGGTAATTAGCATCTTACTCTTTCCAGCTCCAGACTTGAAGCTGGGAGATACACACAAATAGGCAGCGCCGCCAGAAACAGCGGGACTAAGCTCTCTGTGATGCAAGAGTGAACAGTCAAGCTGGCACTTCtggtctgttttgtttctccttgttttctAGGCAGGTCCAATGCCCAAGCATGTTGCCTTCATCATGGATGGCAATCGCCGTTATGCCCAAAAGTGTCACGTGGAGAGACAGCAGGGGCATTCACAAGGCTTTGATAAGCTGGCACAGGTGTGAAGGATGTTTGCTGCCTTTAAGTTGTGCGTGAAAGCTTgagctgtgttttctgcttggCTGGTGTATTGTGTTCCTTTTCTTCACTGGAGTCAGGCCTGTGCTTGGAGCTGATGTTAGTCACCAGGGTTCATAGCTTcagctcctctctctctcttcctgttATCTTGCAGAGTCATTCTAATCagcttttccccctccctctgtTTTACACTCAATTAAAATATCCGCCTTGTAGATCTTGAAGCTTTTAATTCTGTGCAGCAGGttgaatttctttgaaaaagttttgaaaggTATGGTATTATGTAATTTATAGTGTTATCTACAAAAAGTGTTCTCCCTGGCTGGATTAGTCCCATATCTGTTGTGGATTCACATCCTTAGATGATGTCCTGTTCTTTAAGATGAATCTGACATTTTCACCGAGTGGATTTCATTGCCAACTCTTGATGGTTGTTTCTTTTGATTCAATCTTAGCATAGTGGGACACAACAGGAAGTTTTTAGCAGAGGAGAAGCTGGGTCTTGCTGACCTGTCTGAGTCTGCttctctgattttttgttttctattgtaTTTTGTCTTCTTGCAGACACTACGGTGGTGCTTAAATCTGGGCATCCGGGAGGTCACTGTTTATGCCTTTAGTATTGAGAACTTTAAACGCTCCAAGGAGGAGGTGGATGGACTAATGGATCTGGCAAGACAGAAATTTAGCCGCCTACTGGAAGAACAGTAAGAACCATCTCGTGCCTGTATCCCACAGGGCGTAACTAAAGCAGAACGTGATTACGAGTTGTTACAGGGATGCTGGAAGTCGTGAAAATGGATTAAATTAAGGATGCCGTTCTCCACCTCCAGCTAGAGATTTGTGTTCAGGGGCTCTGCCTACCTGGATGGGATGTAACAGCTCCTGAGCACGCACAGTTCCCCAGAACGCCAGATTTGTGTCTGTGTCATAGGGCTTACTGTGTGACAATCCAATGCAGCTTTCAGATGAGCCTGGCACAGTTAGAAGTTCCTGCTTAGCGCTGGAGTGCTGGATGCGGACTTTTCATGAAGCATCCAAGCCTTGTCTTACGTTCTGTCATAGAATTCTTGGCAGATCAGAGTTTAGCTCGACAGCTTGCTGTGCGGTAACTTGAGACTTCTACATATGGGCACACGATGTGTTAAGTCACTTGTTGAAGAACTAGTTCACGTATTGCACGTAGATGGAACTAGTACAGATTTGAGTGAGCAGGGAGTGGGGTTGTGGTGCCTTGTTTGGGTATGTTTATTTCCCCATGCCTGACTGGTACAAAGAGTGgttgaaataaatttgaaaggCAGTGAGGGAATGCAGCTGGAAGAATGGGAGGGAGAGGATAGCATGCCTGCGCTAGTAGAAATTGGGCAGATCAGGGCTATCTGAGCACTGCAGTACGCCGTGATTCAAAGAGACCGTTTCCCTGGTTTCTACCCAATGCGGCCCTTCATCAGGGAGTTTGTACCACCGGGCAGACAGACAGCAGGAACCTGTAAGATCCCGTGGGGTGTCCTGTCTGCTCAGAATAATGCTATGGCAGGAATGGATGATTTCCTGTCTCATCTGACATTCACTCCACCATCCCCACATCCCACCCTCATACATTAATCTTTCCTTACACCAGAATGTAGTTGTGCTACTCTGTGGGTGACCATTAGTCATCTTAATTTTTGATTAGTTATAGGTGGCCAGAGTCTATGGTTGTATTCTGAGTTTTCCATATGGATTTTTAGAACTTGAGGTAGGAATGCTTAACCTACGATTGTTTTCTAGTCCTTTGGGTATGCCTGCACCTCAGGAACTTTTCTGGGGAATGATCAATTTCCCtttacagaatggtttgggatgACCAAATCTAAACCAGGTGTCAACACCTGAAAAACATTAggtctttttgcctttttcaaattctttgttttgttgaaGCTATGCTTGCTACATGcctgctgttttcatttggtGGACGTTGCTCAAGGCAAACACGGCACTTGTGTGGTAGAGTCTGACCTGTTTTCTGTAGTCCTCACTCTTCTTGTTGGGCGTAGGGAGAGCTTGAGGAAGCACGGTGTGTGTATCCGTGTCCTCGGAGACCTGCCACTTCTGCCTGTGGATATTCAGGAGCTGATTGCCCAAGCTGTGCTGGCAACTAGGAACTACAACAAGTAAGTAACACACAGTTCAAAGTAGCTGATACCTCATGCCTTCCTCTTCAACCCAAAGGCTCAGATGTGGCAGACATGAtacaccttttttctttttgtcctacAAGCACACATAACTGTTgtagatatttttctctctgtcatcTCCTGGACCTTCCTTAGGTCAGTC is part of the Balearica regulorum gibbericeps isolate bBalReg1 chromosome 22, bBalReg1.pri, whole genome shotgun sequence genome and harbors:
- the DHDDS gene encoding dehydrodolichyl diphosphate synthase complex subunit DHDDS isoform X2 produces the protein MSWIREGELTIIERFCANIIKAGPMPKHVAFIMDGNRRYAQKCHVERQQGHSQGFDKLAQTLRWCLNLGIREVTVYAFSIENFKRSKEEVDGLMDLARQKFSRLLEEQESLRKHGVCIRVLGDLPLLPVDIQELIAQAVLATRNYNKCFLNVCFAYTSRHEISNAVREMAWGVEQGLLEPSDVSESLLDKCLYTNNSPDPDLLIRTSGEVRLSDFLLWQTSHSCLVFQSVLWPEYSFWNLCEAILRFQMNYSALQSSVSDLLRAQGLAE